From the Streptococcus hyointestinalis genome, the window TGATGTCTATACTCAGTTGATCGTGATGAAAGAGGCTATAGAACAAGATACCAATGAGGTTATTAACAGGAAACTTGAATTAGGTAGATTGATTAACAAACTGAAAAATCCAAAGAGTAGGTCTATTCTCAGAATGACTTATATTACTAAGATGTATGTTGATGATATTTGTGATAAGCTAGCTATCAGCAAAAGCTCTTATTACAACATGCGCAGAAATGCCGTGGACGAATTAGAGCACATCTTGGAATAATTTGGAATTTTTTGGAACGTTCTAAAAAACGTTGCATAAACCTAGATAATCTTGGCGTGCACTGTAATCATAATCTGCTAGAATGGTAGTATCAAGAATTGAAGAGAGAGGTCTCAGAATTGGTAGATGGTTACCTGAAATCAGGGGGCGTAAAGCCTTGGGGGTTCGAGTCCCTCCCTCTCTTTGAATAAAGGTCGCATTTGAAATGCGGTCTTTTTCTTTTGTCTAAAGGAGGTGGTCTAGTGAGTGGCTAAATTAACCCCAAAGCAAGAGTTGTTTGTCCAAGGGATAATCGCTGGACTATCTCAACGGCAAGCATACAGGAAAGCTTATCCATCCGCTAAAAGTTGGCAGGATAACGTCGTTGATAATCGAGCCAGTGAATTATTGAAAAATGGTGAGGTTTTGGTGAGGTACAGGGAACTTTTAAAACAGTTCTCAAACATGTCCCTCTGGTCACGAGAGCAGGCTTTCAATGAGTATGAGTGGCTTAAAAACAAGGCAAAGCAAGCGATTGAAAACGAAGGTGTTAAGCAGGCGAATGCTAACGCCTTTTTAGCTGCTGTGGATGGAATGAATAACATGGCGTTTAAAGAGCTGGAACTTGAGGATAAGAAGCTGGTGCGTGAGATTGAACTCTTACAAGCTAAACTGGACGCTATCAAGGGTTCTAAGCCAGATACAAGCCTTATGGAGGCATTGCTCGATGCAGTGGAAGGAGATGACAAATAGCCATGCATATTGTTTTTTCAAGTAAGCAAAAGGACATCATCAGGCGTCCTTTTAATTATGAGCTGGAGGTCAATGAAGGCACTCCCCGAAGTGGAAAAACAACAGCTGGTCATTTTCGCTATGCCAGGTACTTGATAGAATCTGAGGATGAAAATCATCTGGTGTCAGCTTACAACCAAGAACAGGCTTACCGTCTTTTTATTGATGGTGATGGGACAGGACTCATGCACATCTTTGATGGCAACTGTCAGATTAGGCACGATGAGCA encodes:
- a CDS encoding DUF1492 domain-containing protein encodes the protein MNKAKELLDELQNLDMDIQSRIDEINELEAGLLSSPKWTTDKVQGGQTRKVDDVYTQLIVMKEAIEQDTNEVINRKLELGRLINKLKNPKSRSILRMTYITKMYVDDICDKLAISKSSYYNMRRNAVDELEHILE
- a CDS encoding terminase small subunit, which gives rise to MAKLTPKQELFVQGIIAGLSQRQAYRKAYPSAKSWQDNVVDNRASELLKNGEVLVRYRELLKQFSNMSLWSREQAFNEYEWLKNKAKQAIENEGVKQANANAFLAAVDGMNNMAFKELELEDKKLVREIELLQAKLDAIKGSKPDTSLMEALLDAVEGDDK